The genomic interval GGCGCTGCCCGAGGGGCGGCACGTCCGGTACGTGATCTACGCGCACACGATGCAGGCCGTCACTCCCCCGCACATCGACGCCGCCCAGGTGATCCGCGAGGAGCTCGGCCTGCACGACGCGGAGGCGTTCGCCCTGACGCACCAGGCCTGCGTCAGCAGTCTCGGTGCCGTCGACCTGGCCGGCGAACTGCTGCGCGCGGAGGCCCCCGAGGGGGCGTACGCGCTGATGGTCACGGGCGAGCGGGCGTACTCCCCGAAGGTCCAGCTGATCCCCCACAGCGCGATCATGGCCGACGCCGCGGCGGCCTGTCTCGTCACCGTCGGCGGCCCCGGGGACGAGGTGCGCTCCTTCACGACGCGCACCCTCGGTGAGTTCGCCGCGGGGCTGGACATGACCAAGGAGCAGACGCAGGGCTTCGGGCAGGTATACGGCACCGTGCTCGGTGAGGTCATCCACGAGGCGGTGGCCCGCGCGGAACTGTCCTTCGACGACATCGACCTGGTGATCCCGCACAACGTGAACCTGGTGTCGTGGCGACAGACGATCAAGGAGATGGGCGCCGACCCCGGCAGGTTCTTCCTCGACAACGTGCCCCTCTACAGCCATACCTACGCGGCGGACGTATTCGTGAACTACACGACGCTGCGCGACCGGGGCCGCCTGGTCCCCGGCGGGCACTACGTCCTGGTGTCCGTGGGACTCGGTGCCACCTTCGGCGCCATGGTGATCACTCACAGGGAGGGGTGAGACGGATGTCCGGCATCTCCCGCGCCGCGCTGCCGGCCGAGGGCCTTTCCTCAACCAAGGAC from Streptomyces albireticuli carries:
- a CDS encoding 3-oxoacyl-[acyl-carrier-protein] synthase III C-terminal domain-containing protein, coding for MTATTTLERIESFLPERSVRIDDVAGSLGLRRAEVGVFRKIYGLDRLRFDPDTGLFDLVLHSARRALKALPEGRHVRYVIYAHTMQAVTPPHIDAAQVIREELGLHDAEAFALTHQACVSSLGAVDLAGELLRAEAPEGAYALMVTGERAYSPKVQLIPHSAIMADAAAACLVTVGGPGDEVRSFTTRTLGEFAAGLDMTKEQTQGFGQVYGTVLGEVIHEAVARAELSFDDIDLVIPHNVNLVSWRQTIKEMGADPGRFFLDNVPLYSHTYAADVFVNYTTLRDRGRLVPGGHYVLVSVGLGATFGAMVITHREG